One stretch of Miscanthus floridulus cultivar M001 chromosome 18, ASM1932011v1, whole genome shotgun sequence DNA includes these proteins:
- the LOC136522803 gene encoding uncharacterized protein, with amino-acid sequence MSSSTSVRDDDAPDLVCQIDCVHGMVDALSSVRWKRHQDAVMELSEHGIVLSVEESGCLLAKVFLKRELFVEYDYAGDGRQRFGLSLGLFVDCLNIFSSPGHASAVEIRYPGPDMQLLLKSVGSPDACLYAEIRTRIPDTVSWDYHFEHDGNTPVTFTVKSAVLKETIDDLEWPGSSIQIRMQPDPPTVILKGEGHGDLQIEFPYYANSDLLIVFQCDHEVLYRYKYKFLRATTSNIPSSVMKDNRRTKASIGRGGMLKIQHLVSLARPGMPYFRNIGGGTEQTSRIVHIEFFVKPEEDDNDA; translated from the exons ATGAGCTCCTCGACGTCCGTCCGCGACGATGACGCGCCGGACCTCGTCTGCCAGATCGACTGCGTCCACGGCATGGTCGACGCGCTCTCCTCCGTCCGCTGGAAGCGCCACCAG GACGCGGTGATGGAGCTGTCGGAGCACGGGATCGTGCTCTCAGTCGAGGAGAGCGGGTGCCTCCTGGCCAAGGTCTTCCTCAAGCGCGAG CTGTTTGTGGAGTACGACTATGCGGGGGACGGGAGGCAGCGGTTCGGCCTCAGCCTGGGTCTCTTCGTCGACTGCCTCAACATCTTCTCATCGCCAGGCCACGCGTCTGCTGTCGAGATCCGTTACCCTGGCCCCGACATGCAGCTTCTCCTCAA GTCCGTGGGCTCTCCAGATGCATGTCTGTATGCAGAAATCAGAACCAGAATTCCAGATACGGTCTCTTGGGATTACCATTTTGAGCATGATGGGAATACTCCAGTCACTTTTACCGTCAAG TCCGCCGTCCTGAAAGAAACAATCGATGACCTTGAATGGCCAGGTTCCAGCATTCAGATTCGAATGCAACCAGATCCTCCAACAGTTATATTGAAAGGCGAAGGTCATGGCGACTTGCAG ATTGAGTTCCCCTATTATGCAAATTCCGACCTTCTAATCGTGTTCCAATGCGACCATGAAGTGTTATACAG GTATAAATACAAGTTTCTTCGAGCAACTACCTCGAACATCCCCAGTAGTGTCATGAAGGATAATCGTAGGACGAAAGCCTCCATTGGGAGGGGAGGGATGCTGAAAATCCAGCACCTGGTTTCGCTTGCCAGGCCAGGTATGCCATACTTCCGTAATATTGGTGGAGGAACCGAGCAGACAAGCCGAATCGTCCATATAGAATTCTTTGTGAAGCCAGAAGAAGATGATAATGATGCCTAG